In one Diabrotica virgifera virgifera chromosome 5, PGI_DIABVI_V3a genomic region, the following are encoded:
- the LOC126885302 gene encoding uncharacterized protein LOC126885302 gives MYISYQILVLISLLTFSTFLVNAKNNILVAAKTIDENGNSKTKIEFNCCNYTKAYTAIIGKPNAVNESPKGQKAGTQAEHSTSTVKINITSEVKRPTESLETKSEANDTLLKRKETDTEEKPREMVVNFLRNLISSIENDETKSKCNEEIDDKPKDTVVQEVRNDTVLKETDESKPKGKETVLNSTTKEKPSEMVGLVLKNVAILKPTANTKSESQEKPSKIALKTSSILTSKQTGEATLESNDTLLNGQTSKINEQIDNTLGLTSNLVSIVVGNATVSSGDLGDSTAPIGVKNLPRKMNHTTVFPSVKTNTSMHNISSDQGPYIPVHVMEQ, from the coding sequence ATGTATATATCGTATCAAATATTGGTGTTAATTAGCTTACTGACATTTTCGACATTTCTTGTTAACGCCAAAAATAACATTTTAGTCGCCGCTAAAACCATCGATGAAAACGGAAACAGCAAAACTAAAATTGAATTCAATTGCTGCAATTATACAAAGGCATATACCGCCATAATTGGAAAGCCAAATGCAGTGAATGAATCACCAAAAGGACAAAAAGCTGGAACTCAAGCAGAACACAGTACATCcacagtaaaaataaacatcacAAGTGAAGTGAAGAGACCAACAGAAAGTTTAGAAACTAAGTCGGAAGCTAACGATACATTATTAAAGCGTAAAGAAACCGATACTGAAGAAAAACCTCGAGAGATGGTAGTGAACTTCTTAAGAAATCTTATATCATCAATAGAAAATGATGAAACCAAATCGAAATGTAATGAAGAAATTGATGACAAACCTAAAGATACTGTAGTTCAAGAAGTAAGAAATGATACCGTATTAAAAGAGACTGATGAATCAAAACCAAAAGGTAAGGAAACAGTGTTAAATAGTACAACCAAAGAGAAACCTAGCGAAATGGTAGGGCTGGTACTAAAAAATGTTGCAATACTAAAACCAACAGCTAACACGAAATCAGAATCTCAGGAAAAGCCAAGTAAGATTGCACTGAAAACGTCAAGCATTCTTACATCAAAGCAAACAGGTGAAGCAACATTAGAAAGCAATGATACATTACTAAACGGCCAAACTAGTAAGATCAATGAACAAATTGACAACACTTTAGGACTAACATCAAACCTTGTTTCAATTGTCGTTGGCAATGCAACAGTTTCTTCTGGGGATTTAGGTGATTCTACTGCCCCTATTGGTGTAAAAAATTTGCCAAGGAAGATGAATCATACCACCGTGTTTCCTTCAGTAAAGACAAATACTTCCATGCATAACATATCATCAGATCAAGGTCCTTATATTCCAGTACACGTTATGGAGCAATAG